A genome region from Coturnix japonica isolate 7356 chromosome 13, Coturnix japonica 2.1, whole genome shotgun sequence includes the following:
- the KCNIP1 gene encoding Kv channel-interacting protein 1 isoform X1 — MWTEGESEGLQTLGIVVVVCSSLKLLHYLGLIDLSDDKIEDELEMTTVCHRPEGLEQLEAQTNFTKRELQVLYRGFKNECPSGVVNEETFKQIYAQFFPHGDASMYAHYLFNAFDTAQNGSVKFEDFVMALSILLRGTVHEKLRWTFNLYDINKDGYINKEEMMDIVKAIYDMMGKYTYPVLKEDAPRQHVEMFFQKMDKNKDGVVTLDEFIESCQEDDNIMRSLQLFENVM; from the exons ATGTGGACTGAAGGCGAGTCGGAGGGACTGCAGACTTTAGGcattgtggtggtggtgtgCTCCTCTCTGAAACTTTTGCACTACCTCGGGCTCATTGACTTGTCGGACG ATAAAATTGAAGATGAATTAGAAATGACTACGGTGTGCCACAGACCCGAAGGCTTGGAGCAGCTTGAAGCACAAACCAATTTCACTAAAAGAGAGCTTCAAGTGCTTTACAGAggatttaaaaat gaaTGTCCTAGCGGGGTGGTTAATGAAGAGACATTCAAACAGATCTATGCAcagttttttcctcatggag ATGCTAGCATGTATGCACATTATCTCTTTAACGCATTTGACACTGCACAGAATGGCTCAGTGAAGTTTGAG GATTTTGTGATGGCGTTGTCCATTCTGTTGCGGGGAACAGTTCATGAAAAGCTAAGGTGGACGTTTAACCTGTACGACATAAATAAGGATGGCTACATAAACAAGGAG GAGATGATGGATATAGTAAAGGCAATCTATGATATGATGGGAAAGTACACGTACCCAGTGCTGAAGGAAGATGCTCCAAGGCAGCACGTAGAAATGTTCTTCCAG aaaatggaTAAAAACAAAGATGGTGTTGTAACTTTAGATGAGTTTATCGAATCGTGTCAGGAG GATGACAATATCATGCGGTCCTTACAGCTCTTTGAGAACGTAATGTAA
- the KCNIP1 gene encoding Kv channel-interacting protein 1 isoform X6: protein MGAVMGTFSSLQTKQRRPSKDKIEDELEMTTVCHRPEGLEQLEAQTNFTKRELQVLYRGFKNECPSGVVNEETFKQIYAQFFPHGDASMYAHYLFNAFDTAQNGSVKFEDFVMALSILLRGTVHEKLRWTFNLYDINKDGYINKEEMMDIVKAIYDMMGKYTYPVLKEDAPRQHVEMFFQKMDKNKDGVVTLDEFIESCQEDDNIMRSLQLFENVM from the exons ATAAAATTGAAGATGAATTAGAAATGACTACGGTGTGCCACAGACCCGAAGGCTTGGAGCAGCTTGAAGCACAAACCAATTTCACTAAAAGAGAGCTTCAAGTGCTTTACAGAggatttaaaaat gaaTGTCCTAGCGGGGTGGTTAATGAAGAGACATTCAAACAGATCTATGCAcagttttttcctcatggag ATGCTAGCATGTATGCACATTATCTCTTTAACGCATTTGACACTGCACAGAATGGCTCAGTGAAGTTTGAG GATTTTGTGATGGCGTTGTCCATTCTGTTGCGGGGAACAGTTCATGAAAAGCTAAGGTGGACGTTTAACCTGTACGACATAAATAAGGATGGCTACATAAACAAGGAG GAGATGATGGATATAGTAAAGGCAATCTATGATATGATGGGAAAGTACACGTACCCAGTGCTGAAGGAAGATGCTCCAAGGCAGCACGTAGAAATGTTCTTCCAG aaaatggaTAAAAACAAAGATGGTGTTGTAACTTTAGATGAGTTTATCGAATCGTGTCAGGAG GATGACAATATCATGCGGTCCTTACAGCTCTTTGAGAACGTAATGTAA
- the KCNIP1 gene encoding Kv channel-interacting protein 1 isoform X7, whose protein sequence is MTTVCHRPEGLEQLEAQTNFTKRELQVLYRGFKNECPSGVVNEETFKQIYAQFFPHGDASMYAHYLFNAFDTAQNGSVKFEDFVMALSILLRGTVHEKLRWTFNLYDINKDGYINKEEMMDIVKAIYDMMGKYTYPVLKEDAPRQHVEMFFQKMDKNKDGVVTLDEFIESCQEDDNIMRSLQLFENVM, encoded by the exons ATGACTACGGTGTGCCACAGACCCGAAGGCTTGGAGCAGCTTGAAGCACAAACCAATTTCACTAAAAGAGAGCTTCAAGTGCTTTACAGAggatttaaaaat gaaTGTCCTAGCGGGGTGGTTAATGAAGAGACATTCAAACAGATCTATGCAcagttttttcctcatggag ATGCTAGCATGTATGCACATTATCTCTTTAACGCATTTGACACTGCACAGAATGGCTCAGTGAAGTTTGAG GATTTTGTGATGGCGTTGTCCATTCTGTTGCGGGGAACAGTTCATGAAAAGCTAAGGTGGACGTTTAACCTGTACGACATAAATAAGGATGGCTACATAAACAAGGAG GAGATGATGGATATAGTAAAGGCAATCTATGATATGATGGGAAAGTACACGTACCCAGTGCTGAAGGAAGATGCTCCAAGGCAGCACGTAGAAATGTTCTTCCAG aaaatggaTAAAAACAAAGATGGTGTTGTAACTTTAGATGAGTTTATCGAATCGTGTCAGGAG GATGACAATATCATGCGGTCCTTACAGCTCTTTGAGAACGTAATGTAA